A window of the Thermodesulfobacteriota bacterium genome harbors these coding sequences:
- a CDS encoding benzoate-CoA ligase family protein has translation MGRISLLDYKVPDFFNQVDLLLERHIREERGGNVAIYYGDQGITYADLYLSVNRLGNSLKNLGIEPEDRILIILNDSPEFITAYLASMKIGAVPCPVNTLAQPKDYVFFASDSRSKALFVNFEHYEKIREIKKEVPSLKHVIIVGGSEKGTINYSELISKGSSELQVETTSKDDMAFWMYTSGTTGVPKGVIHLHHDICYYIPPFAELILGITEKDVIFATSKMFFSYGRNASLEIPLLYGASVILWPKWPRPEDIIELIETKRPSIFFSVPTFYNAILKQVEKRGFCDFSSIRACVSAGEPLPKEIFEKWERRFSLEIIDGVGSTDVGGIYMANKEGKRKPGSSGKIIQGFEGELRGDDGLPVKQGSVGTLWIKNDGVTPGYWRRHDKNKEVIKGEWFNTGDLFLMDEDGYFYYQGRADDMLKVSGQWVSPLEVENALMEHPAVKECGVGGVPSEEGLIKIKAFVVLNEGYRPSDDLEREIIEHVKAKIAHFKVPKSIAFVEELPRTVTGKLVRYKLRN, from the coding sequence ATGGGGCGCATCTCCCTTCTGGACTACAAAGTTCCAGATTTTTTTAACCAGGTTGATCTACTCCTCGAAAGGCATATAAGGGAAGAAAGGGGAGGAAATGTCGCTATCTACTATGGAGATCAAGGAATAACCTACGCTGATCTTTATCTGTCCGTTAATAGACTCGGAAACAGCCTAAAAAATTTAGGGATAGAACCCGAAGATAGGATCCTCATCATTCTTAACGATTCCCCCGAATTCATAACTGCCTATCTTGCATCGATGAAGATAGGAGCCGTCCCTTGTCCTGTGAACACGCTCGCCCAGCCGAAAGATTACGTTTTCTTCGCCTCCGATTCGAGATCAAAAGCCCTTTTTGTTAATTTTGAACATTACGAAAAAATCCGTGAAATAAAAAAAGAGGTGCCCTCCCTAAAACACGTAATAATAGTCGGAGGATCCGAAAAAGGAACCATAAACTATTCTGAGCTTATATCAAAAGGCTCATCCGAGCTTCAAGTTGAAACCACATCCAAAGACGACATGGCATTCTGGATGTATACTTCTGGAACTACAGGGGTGCCGAAAGGTGTTATCCATCTCCACCACGACATATGTTACTATATACCGCCATTTGCGGAGCTTATACTGGGCATAACTGAAAAAGACGTCATATTTGCCACATCCAAAATGTTCTTCTCTTACGGGAGAAATGCTTCCTTGGAGATACCTCTTTTGTATGGAGCGTCAGTCATACTTTGGCCAAAATGGCCGAGACCAGAAGATATAATAGAGCTTATCGAGACTAAAAGGCCCTCCATCTTTTTTAGTGTGCCTACATTTTACAATGCTATTTTGAAGCAAGTCGAAAAAAGAGGTTTTTGTGACTTCTCTTCGATAAGAGCGTGTGTTTCAGCGGGGGAGCCACTCCCCAAAGAGATATTCGAAAAATGGGAGAGAAGATTTTCTCTCGAGATAATAGACGGAGTTGGTAGTACCGATGTTGGCGGAATCTACATGGCAAATAAAGAAGGAAAAAGAAAACCGGGATCGAGTGGAAAGATTATCCAGGGATTTGAAGGAGAACTAAGGGGCGATGATGGCTTACCGGTAAAACAGGGAAGTGTAGGTACGTTATGGATAAAGAACGATGGGGTCACCCCCGGTTATTGGAGGAGGCACGATAAGAATAAAGAGGTGATAAAAGGTGAATGGTTTAATACCGGGGACCTCTTTCTCATGGACGAAGATGGATACTTCTACTATCAGGGAAGAGCAGACGATATGTTAAAAGTAAGTGGGCAATGGGTATCCCCTCTGGAAGTAGAAAATGCGCTGATGGAACATCCAGCGGTGAAAGAGTGTGGTGTAGGAGGGGTGCCATCTGAGGAAGGTCTCATAAAAATTAAGGCTTTTGTCGTTTTAAATGAAGGATATAGACCTAGCGATGACTTAGAAAGAGAGATTATTGAACACGTAAAGGCAAAAATAGCCCATTTTAAAGTTCCCAAATCTATAGCCTTTGTGGAAGAGCTTCCTAGAACGGTAACAGGCAAGCTCGTAAGGTATAAACTTCGAAACTAG
- a CDS encoding TRAP transporter large permease — protein MSPETVGIIGIGVLVLFFVIRMPIAFSMAFVGFLGFSYVTSLKTGLAILPRNIFEQLTSYSISAIPMFILMGYYAFSAGLGSRLYDAAYKVFGHIRGGLAIASIFACAAFGAICGSSTATAATMGKLALPAMKKYGYNDTLATGCIAAAGSLGILIPPSVIFLIYGFMTEQSIGKLFISGILPGILLAILMSVAVIIICYKNPTYGPKGERSTLKEKVIACLRIMDAVGLFILVVGGLLFGFFTPTQAGGIGAAGALVLGLLRREVTWDSFVQNTREALRTSCMILTIIACATVFGKFVTISKLPLLISNWVSSLEVPPFVIMLVIIAIYLVGGCFIDAIPLIILTIPILYPIVLNLGYDPIWFGVIIVLVTCMGVVTPPVGVNVYVIKGIAKDVPLEQIFKGIFPFLIAMIVASIILLFYPPIATFLPSFVK, from the coding sequence ATGAGCCCAGAAACGGTAGGTATAATCGGAATAGGGGTCCTTGTTTTATTTTTTGTAATAAGGATGCCTATTGCTTTCTCAATGGCGTTTGTAGGATTTCTGGGTTTTTCCTATGTAACATCATTAAAAACAGGTCTTGCCATTCTCCCCAGAAACATCTTTGAGCAGCTCACATCTTACTCTATTAGTGCCATTCCGATGTTCATCCTCATGGGTTACTATGCTTTTTCTGCAGGACTTGGTTCGAGGCTTTACGATGCGGCCTACAAAGTATTTGGCCACATAAGGGGTGGGTTAGCTATCGCCTCAATATTTGCGTGTGCTGCCTTTGGGGCTATTTGTGGGTCTTCTACTGCCACAGCTGCTACTATGGGAAAGCTTGCACTTCCCGCTATGAAAAAGTATGGATATAACGATACGCTTGCAACGGGCTGCATTGCAGCTGCGGGAAGTTTGGGAATACTAATACCGCCAAGCGTAATATTTTTGATTTACGGATTCATGACGGAACAGTCCATCGGCAAGCTTTTTATCTCTGGTATATTGCCAGGTATTCTCCTCGCAATCCTTATGAGCGTAGCTGTAATAATAATATGCTACAAAAACCCTACATACGGGCCGAAGGGAGAAAGATCAACGCTAAAAGAAAAGGTCATAGCCTGTCTTAGGATCATGGATGCTGTGGGCCTTTTTATTCTTGTCGTTGGTGGACTCCTTTTTGGTTTTTTTACACCCACTCAGGCAGGAGGAATAGGAGCAGCTGGTGCTTTAGTACTTGGTCTTCTAAGAAGAGAGGTTACATGGGATTCCTTTGTGCAAAATACGAGGGAAGCCCTAAGGACCTCTTGTATGATCCTTACGATAATTGCCTGTGCCACTGTTTTTGGAAAATTTGTAACTATTTCTAAGTTGCCTCTCCTTATATCTAACTGGGTTTCATCCCTTGAGGTCCCGCCCTTTGTCATTATGCTTGTCATAATCGCCATATACCTTGTGGGTGGATGTTTCATAGACGCTATTCCGCTTATCATTCTTACGATCCCTATCCTTTATCCTATTGTTCTTAATTTAGGATATGATCCCATATGGTTTGGGGTTATAATCGTGCTTGTCACATGCATGGGTGTCGTTACCCCGCCCGTCGGGGTTAATGTCTATGTGATAAAGGGAATTGCCAAGGATGTTCCACTAGAGCAGATATTCAAAGGCATATTCCCGTTCCTTATAGCCATGATTGTTGCTTCTATAATACTCCTTTTTTACCCACCAATTGCAACTTTCCTTCCGTCGTTTGTGAAGTGA
- a CDS encoding TRAP transporter small permease, producing MGTLEKLTRRVSRYMEGIGAIFFLIMFFANLVDVVGAKFFRWPLPGALEIISFAQVVAIAFAIAFGLFIGTHLKIEFISEKLPFYVKKILDIFVSFCCLILFLVLLVYGLKYARSLQLSGEIGSVSKLPLYPFAYAFALSTIPVILFYLLEVVKNVRMKR from the coding sequence ATGGGAACGTTAGAGAAGCTAACGAGACGGGTAAGCAGATACATGGAGGGCATAGGGGCCATCTTCTTCCTTATCATGTTTTTTGCAAATTTAGTCGACGTTGTGGGCGCTAAATTCTTTAGATGGCCCCTGCCAGGGGCATTAGAGATAATAAGCTTTGCCCAGGTAGTGGCGATAGCTTTTGCGATCGCCTTTGGCCTTTTCATAGGAACCCACTTAAAGATCGAATTTATCTCTGAAAAGTTGCCTTTTTATGTAAAGAAAATTTTGGATATCTTTGTCTCTTTTTGCTGTCTTATCCTCTTTTTGGTCCTCCTAGTCTACGGTCTTAAGTATGCGAGATCTCTTCAGCTTTCCGGTGAGATTGGATCAGTATCTAAATTGCCATTATACCCATTTGCTTACGCCTTTGCTTTAAGTACAATCCCGGTCATTCTCTTCTACCTTTTAGAAGTTGTAAAAAATGTGAGGATGAAGAGATGA
- a CDS encoding TRAP transporter substrate-binding protein, with protein sequence MRKLSYALLVGLMFLFLADSVLCAPAIELKWANYFPVVARQSKICEEFIKDIEARTGGKVKFSYFPAGTLLSPAKMYDGVVQGIADIGFSHIAYTPGRFKVTEVLDMPLGFPNAWVSNHVVNDFFKRFRPKEWDDVHVLTLHSSPINVMMVATKPVYKLEDLKGLNIRAMGYIADVVSALGATPRGVAAPETYDAILKRVVDGVYIPMETFRAFRFAEVIKYTTECWGIGQQYNFYIVMNKDTWRKLPDDVKKVFNEYPFQEKLATMWNEIDIDGKQLGMEKGIQFITLSPEEEKRWIKAAETVIDKYIKSMVAAGYSERDVRGWISFVKERIDYWLKKQRELKIKSTTGPDDVRIK encoded by the coding sequence ATGAGGAAACTTTCTTATGCTCTGCTCGTTGGTTTAATGTTTCTTTTCCTTGCGGATTCTGTTCTCTGTGCACCGGCAATCGAGCTCAAATGGGCCAACTACTTCCCTGTGGTTGCGAGGCAGTCGAAGATTTGTGAAGAGTTCATAAAGGACATCGAGGCAAGAACAGGGGGGAAGGTGAAATTCAGCTATTTCCCCGCAGGTACGCTTCTTAGCCCAGCCAAGATGTATGATGGGGTTGTCCAGGGTATAGCGGATATAGGATTCTCTCACATCGCTTACACACCTGGCAGATTTAAGGTCACAGAAGTCCTCGATATGCCACTCGGTTTTCCAAATGCTTGGGTGTCGAACCACGTGGTCAACGATTTCTTCAAAAGATTTAGACCTAAGGAATGGGATGATGTACATGTTCTCACTCTCCACAGTTCTCCTATAAACGTAATGATGGTTGCGACAAAACCAGTCTATAAGCTCGAGGATTTGAAGGGGCTTAATATCAGGGCGATGGGTTACATAGCCGATGTCGTTTCTGCTTTAGGTGCAACACCGAGGGGCGTTGCCGCTCCGGAGACGTACGATGCGATACTAAAAAGGGTAGTAGATGGAGTTTATATCCCTATGGAGACATTCAGAGCCTTCAGATTTGCAGAGGTCATAAAATACACGACGGAGTGTTGGGGCATCGGACAGCAGTATAACTTCTATATCGTCATGAATAAGGATACGTGGAGAAAACTTCCTGACGACGTAAAGAAAGTCTTTAACGAATATCCATTCCAGGAAAAGCTGGCTACAATGTGGAATGAAATAGACATCGATGGAAAACAGCTAGGTATGGAGAAAGGGATCCAGTTTATCACTCTCTCCCCTGAAGAGGAAAAAAGATGGATAAAGGCTGCCGAAACGGTGATTGACAAGTACATAAAATCAATGGTGGCCGCTGGTTATTCCGAGAGGGATGTGAGGGGATGGATCTCCTTTGTGAAGGAAAGGATTGACTACTGGTTGAAAAAGCAAAGGGAGCTTAAGATAAAGTCAACGACTGGTCCAGACGACGTAAGGATAAAGTAG
- a CDS encoding L-threonylcarbamoyladenylate synthase produces MQILKGDDYSAFQIACDLLKKGEIVAFPTETVYGLGADALNPHAVLKIFEVKRRPRFDPIIVHVSDYEWVRQIVKGFPEEAKRIAERFWPGPLTIILEKNEKIPDIVTAGLSTVAVRMPSHPIAKRLIESFGRPIAAPSANPFGYISPTKASHVAKLLGNRIPLIIDGGDTVFGIESTVISVEGQRITVYRLGAIAIEELSEFGEIVFAHSGTEKYRSPGQLPYHYAPHKPLKIVDGPEMVENPLSSYLAFKEPEKKVNAKYIRVLSKTGDLKEAAFNFFSYLLELDRDDVEIIYAEKIPEVGLGRAMMERLKKAEKKHLLT; encoded by the coding sequence ATGCAAATTTTAAAGGGAGACGATTACTCCGCTTTTCAAATAGCTTGCGATCTCTTAAAAAAGGGCGAGATCGTCGCTTTTCCAACAGAAACGGTCTATGGACTCGGTGCTGATGCCTTAAACCCACACGCTGTCCTTAAGATTTTCGAAGTAAAAAGGAGGCCGCGTTTTGACCCGATAATCGTTCATGTTTCCGATTACGAATGGGTGCGGCAAATAGTGAAAGGATTTCCGGAAGAGGCAAAAAGGATAGCGGAAAGGTTCTGGCCAGGACCCTTAACTATCATTCTAGAAAAGAATGAAAAAATTCCAGACATAGTAACAGCGGGTCTTTCCACCGTCGCTGTACGTATGCCCTCCCATCCTATTGCTAAAAGGCTTATAGAATCCTTCGGGAGACCGATCGCCGCACCTAGCGCAAATCCATTTGGATACATAAGTCCAACAAAGGCCTCCCATGTGGCAAAGCTTCTAGGGAACAGAATTCCTCTCATAATCGATGGAGGAGATACGGTATTCGGGATCGAATCGACCGTTATATCCGTGGAGGGACAAAGGATAACAGTTTACAGGTTGGGTGCAATAGCGATTGAGGAACTTTCAGAGTTCGGAGAGATTGTGTTCGCCCATTCGGGAACAGAAAAATACCGTTCACCCGGACAGCTTCCCTACCACTACGCACCACATAAACCCTTAAAAATAGTTGATGGCCCAGAGATGGTAGAAAATCCTCTGTCCTCCTATCTCGCCTTTAAAGAACCAGAAAAAAAGGTTAATGCCAAATACATAAGAGTACTCAGTAAGACTGGGGACTTAAAAGAGGCAGCTTTTAACTTCTTTTCCTATCTTTTGGAGCTCGACAGAGATGACGTAGAGATAATTTACGCTGAAAAGATTCCAGAAGTTGGTCTCGGTCGTGCAATGATGGAAAGACTGAAAAAAGCGGAAAAAAAACATCTTCTTACTTGA
- the ftsY gene encoding signal recognition particle-docking protein FtsY, giving the protein MSLFEKLKEGLKKTRDQIKTRIEWAIRGTFDESVFNEIEEALILSDCGVDTSSRLVEQLKERWKRGYIKDEKQLKVALRDLVEEILKKVEEPLYVDNFKPFVILTLGVNGVGKTTTIAKLAKRLKDEKKSVLLGACDTFRAAAIDQISIWAQRVGVDIVKSREGSDPASVAYDTLKAAKAREMDVVILDTAGRLHTKHNLVEEIKKIKRVIAKEISEGPHETMLVLDATNGQNAIQQVKSFHDALHVTGLTVAKLDGTAKGGFILPIAERFKIPIRYVATGEKLEDLSPFSAKEFARALFED; this is encoded by the coding sequence ATGTCACTTTTTGAAAAGCTAAAAGAGGGACTAAAGAAGACAAGGGATCAGATTAAGACGAGAATCGAATGGGCCATAAGGGGCACATTCGATGAAAGTGTTTTTAATGAGATAGAGGAAGCCCTCATCCTTTCCGACTGTGGTGTCGATACATCTTCAAGGCTTGTAGAGCAGTTAAAGGAGAGATGGAAGAGGGGATACATAAAGGATGAAAAACAGTTAAAAGTTGCTCTTCGAGACTTAGTCGAAGAGATCCTTAAGAAGGTTGAAGAACCACTCTATGTGGACAATTTTAAACCTTTTGTGATTCTGACACTTGGTGTAAACGGTGTTGGAAAAACGACAACCATAGCCAAATTGGCAAAAAGATTAAAAGACGAAAAAAAGAGTGTGCTTCTGGGTGCTTGCGATACCTTCAGAGCAGCAGCAATTGATCAGATCTCCATATGGGCCCAGAGGGTTGGGGTAGATATCGTCAAAAGTAGAGAAGGTTCTGACCCTGCAAGTGTGGCATACGATACATTGAAGGCTGCAAAGGCTAGAGAAATGGACGTTGTTATTCTTGATACGGCAGGAAGGTTACATACAAAGCATAACCTTGTGGAAGAGATTAAAAAGATAAAAAGGGTGATTGCCAAGGAGATAAGTGAAGGACCCCACGAGACCATGCTCGTTTTGGATGCAACAAACGGGCAGAATGCGATCCAGCAGGTAAAATCTTTCCACGATGCTCTGCACGTGACAGGATTGACAGTGGCAAAGCTCGACGGTACTGCAAAGGGGGGATTTATCTTGCCGATTGCAGAGCGTTTTAAGATTCCTATAAGATACGTAGCCACGGGAGAAAAGCTTGAGGACCTCTCCCCTTTTTCTGCAAAAGAATTCGCTAGGGCTCTCTTTGAGGACTAA
- a CDS encoding acyl-CoA dehydratase activase, with translation MLVAGLDIGSITTEALLFEKEKGIVNYTIMQTGADSKKTAEEALEKVLAYPKKSMEDLSYIIATGCGRKRATFANDTVTEITCIARGANYLFPDAKTVIDIGGQDTKVIRIDNKGRVVEFEMNDKCAAGTGRFLEVMAHALNVDIDKIGGISLKHKKEISISSICTVFAESEVISLLSEGEELEDILYGIHKAIADRTLGLINRLGGIEKEVVMTGGVAKNIGVVKALESALGVEIKVYFEPQIVGALGAALIALERAT, from the coding sequence ATGCTGGTTGCTGGTCTAGATATAGGTTCGATTACGACCGAAGCACTCCTTTTTGAAAAGGAAAAAGGCATAGTGAACTACACGATAATGCAAACCGGTGCAGACTCAAAAAAGACGGCGGAAGAAGCACTCGAAAAGGTGTTGGCGTACCCTAAAAAGAGCATGGAGGACTTATCCTACATAATTGCAACAGGTTGCGGAAGGAAAAGAGCAACTTTTGCCAATGATACAGTGACAGAGATAACCTGTATCGCGAGGGGCGCCAACTACCTTTTCCCCGACGCCAAAACAGTGATAGACATAGGTGGTCAGGACACAAAGGTAATAAGGATAGATAATAAGGGAAGGGTTGTTGAATTCGAAATGAACGATAAATGTGCGGCAGGTACGGGAAGGTTTCTCGAAGTCATGGCCCATGCTCTGAATGTGGACATAGACAAAATTGGTGGTATATCGCTTAAGCACAAAAAAGAGATAAGCATAAGTAGCATATGTACAGTCTTTGCGGAATCAGAGGTGATCTCCCTCTTAAGCGAAGGAGAGGAGCTGGAAGATATCCTTTACGGGATACACAAGGCCATCGCCGATAGAACGCTGGGTCTAATAAATAGGCTAGGTGGCATTGAAAAAGAGGTGGTAATGACAGGAGGGGTTGCAAAAAACATCGGTGTTGTTAAGGCCCTTGAATCTGCCCTAGGCGTGGAAATTAAAGTCTACTTTGAACCTCAGATAGTTGGGGCCTTAGGCGCCGCCTTAATCGCTCTGGAAAGGGCAACCTGA
- a CDS encoding acetyl-CoA carboxylase biotin carboxyl carrier protein subunit: MERPKLSVKEVVMATEVTVPMVGKIVKVLVNVGDKVNENDEIAVLEAMKMEMPIVAPCSGTIKEIRVKPGDDVEADSVLAVIE; the protein is encoded by the coding sequence ATAGAAAGGCCTAAGTTAAGTGTCAAGGAGGTAGTTATGGCGACAGAGGTTACCGTACCAATGGTTGGAAAGATTGTTAAAGTTCTAGTAAATGTTGGGGACAAGGTAAATGAGAACGACGAAATCGCTGTCTTAGAAGCGATGAAGATGGAAATGCCTATTGTCGCACCCTGCTCTGGCACGATAAAGGAGATCAGGGTAAAACCCGGCGACGATGTGGAAGCGGATTCGGTTCTTGCTGTCATCGAGTGA
- a CDS encoding acyl-CoA dehydrogenase family protein, producing the protein MDFRISEELEQMRKMAYEFALKHIKPTMEEDEKEHRFRPEIVKKMGEQGMFACIAPEKYGGLALPEGHLAATLMTIEVARVSPSYGLPFNLQMNGPQTVLLKYGTEEQREKYLPGLIAGTLKGCFAITEPNSGSDVASMRTTATEVDDGFILNGTKTWISGVPYVDVGIVYAMTDRSAKHKGMSAFIVDFNTPGITQRAIETKLGLFCAPTGEIFFEDVKIPKSALIGQKGQGFEICMYMLNFTRLSSAARAVGVAQTCIEEAVKYANEREQFGQQIGKFQMIQEQIARMYVEHEAAKLLVLRAAWQKDQGINNTLETSVAKYYAAESANFCASEAIKIFGSYGYSTEYPVERFFRDAKSYQIVEGTSNIQKMIIAQYVLGYRKA; encoded by the coding sequence ATGGACTTTAGAATTTCTGAAGAACTCGAGCAAATGAGAAAGATGGCTTACGAGTTCGCACTCAAACACATAAAACCTACAATGGAAGAGGATGAGAAGGAACACAGATTCCGTCCTGAAATTGTGAAAAAGATGGGCGAGCAAGGAATGTTTGCGTGTATAGCTCCTGAAAAATACGGAGGACTCGCACTTCCCGAGGGGCACCTGGCTGCAACTCTCATGACTATCGAAGTTGCAAGAGTGAGCCCTTCATACGGATTGCCGTTCAATCTGCAGATGAATGGGCCCCAGACGGTCCTTCTAAAATACGGTACGGAAGAGCAGAGGGAAAAGTATTTGCCCGGACTAATTGCTGGAACTCTAAAAGGCTGCTTCGCAATAACTGAACCTAACTCGGGATCTGACGTAGCGAGCATGAGAACAACTGCTACCGAAGTAGATGATGGCTTCATTCTCAATGGAACGAAAACATGGATATCCGGTGTTCCGTACGTTGATGTGGGTATAGTCTATGCGATGACTGACAGGTCCGCAAAGCATAAAGGGATGTCCGCATTCATCGTTGATTTTAACACTCCTGGTATAACCCAGAGAGCCATAGAGACTAAACTTGGGCTTTTCTGCGCTCCAACGGGAGAAATATTCTTCGAAGACGTAAAGATCCCTAAAAGTGCTTTGATTGGCCAGAAAGGACAAGGGTTCGAAATCTGTATGTACATGTTGAACTTTACGCGGCTTAGTTCAGCAGCAAGAGCAGTAGGCGTTGCCCAGACTTGTATTGAAGAGGCTGTCAAATACGCAAACGAAAGGGAGCAGTTCGGTCAGCAGATAGGTAAATTCCAGATGATTCAGGAGCAGATAGCCAGAATGTACGTAGAACACGAGGCAGCAAAGCTTCTCGTCCTAAGAGCGGCATGGCAGAAGGATCAGGGCATCAACAACACCTTGGAGACATCGGTTGCCAAGTACTACGCGGCTGAATCAGCGAATTTCTGCGCCTCCGAAGCTATAAAGATTTTTGGCTCTTACGGATACTCTACGGAGTATCCTGTGGAAAGATTCTTTAGGGACGCAAAGTCCTATCAAATCGTAGAAGGTACTTCGAATATACAAAAAATGATCATTGCCCAGTACGTCTTGGGTTATAGAAAGGCCTAA
- a CDS encoding cation:proton antiporter translates to MAYEFFESVLVVFGISASIIYLLGKVKLPSIVGFLLAGTIIGPYGLALIKDIKDVEMTAEIGIILLMFTIGIEFSLSKLSALKKEVFLFGSLQILSTTAICTFFGYFILDTKLTSSIFYGFVISLSSTAIVMKLLAEKGELNTRHGRICVGILLFQDLCVIPFMLLTRLFSEAEIQLAGGYIFTLFKSILILFFVFTFSRTAVPYLLHEIGKTRMRELFILVTVLICMSTAYFTSKLGLSLALGAFLAGVLISESEYSSQVLSDMLPFKEIFSGIFFISVGMLLDLDFLKLRFFEGLLLVGTVIFIKASAIFFTIYPYLRSLKITLRAGFFLAQIGEFSFILAFAGKMAGLIDDFEYQTFITITVVSMLLTPVTMKYTPGFVDFLTKRRPFYFLEKTSRLKDGEIPVRKTNHVIIIGFGLNGRNLARVLKESQIPYVILELNPETVRKSRKRGEPIYYGDGTSPEILRKLGIRFAKVLVVAISDPIATKRIVEIARMENRKLHIIVRTRYVSEMEELLALGADEVIPEEFETSLEIFGRVLHHFGVPRNKILEKIETIRSDGYKTLRADTLAKTRVGLECFVVEGLEMDSYFVEKDSWICGKSIRDIDLRAKTGATIIAVRRNETNILNPDPDLPIREGDILIYIGTKDQLLSAFHYLSK, encoded by the coding sequence ATGGCCTACGAATTTTTCGAGTCTGTCCTTGTCGTTTTTGGAATATCCGCATCGATAATATACCTCCTTGGAAAAGTAAAGCTTCCATCCATTGTTGGTTTCCTTTTAGCTGGCACTATTATAGGGCCCTATGGGCTTGCTCTCATCAAAGACATAAAGGATGTGGAAATGACGGCTGAGATCGGGATTATCCTTCTTATGTTTACTATTGGAATTGAGTTTTCTTTAAGCAAACTTTCGGCTTTAAAAAAGGAAGTCTTTTTATTCGGTTCTCTCCAAATACTTTCCACAACGGCAATATGTACGTTTTTCGGCTACTTCATTCTTGACACAAAACTTACAAGTTCCATCTTTTACGGGTTCGTCATAAGTTTGAGTAGCACAGCCATTGTAATGAAGCTACTTGCCGAAAAAGGCGAGTTGAATACGAGACACGGAAGGATATGTGTCGGGATTCTTCTATTCCAGGATCTGTGCGTTATTCCCTTTATGCTCCTCACAAGGCTTTTTTCCGAGGCAGAAATCCAACTTGCAGGAGGCTACATTTTCACTCTTTTTAAATCGATTCTCATACTCTTTTTCGTTTTTACTTTTTCAAGAACTGCTGTTCCCTACCTCCTCCACGAAATAGGAAAGACGCGCATGAGAGAACTTTTCATCCTTGTCACCGTCCTTATATGCATGAGTACTGCTTACTTTACATCGAAACTCGGTCTTTCCTTAGCCCTGGGGGCATTTCTTGCAGGAGTTTTGATCTCAGAGTCAGAATATTCTTCGCAGGTTCTTTCTGATATGCTTCCGTTCAAAGAGATATTTTCGGGGATATTTTTCATTTCCGTGGGGATGCTCCTCGATCTCGACTTTTTGAAACTAAGGTTTTTTGAGGGGCTTCTACTCGTTGGCACCGTCATTTTTATTAAAGCCTCTGCAATCTTTTTTACAATCTACCCATATTTGAGGTCATTGAAGATCACCCTTAGGGCAGGTTTTTTTCTCGCCCAGATAGGAGAGTTCTCCTTTATTCTCGCCTTTGCCGGAAAGATGGCGGGTTTGATCGATGATTTTGAATATCAGACTTTTATAACGATAACCGTAGTGTCAATGCTACTTACTCCTGTAACTATGAAGTATACACCTGGTTTCGTGGATTTTCTTACCAAGAGAAGACCATTTTACTTTCTCGAAAAGACAAGTAGATTGAAGGATGGGGAGATACCGGTAAGAAAGACAAACCACGTAATCATAATAGGTTTTGGCTTAAACGGAAGAAATTTGGCACGAGTTCTTAAAGAGTCCCAGATACCCTACGTAATTCTTGAGCTTAATCCCGAAACTGTCAGGAAATCGCGTAAAAGAGGCGAACCCATATACTACGGTGATGGAACAAGTCCCGAGATTTTAAGAAAATTGGGTATACGGTTCGCGAAAGTCCTTGTCGTTGCGATTTCAGATCCGATAGCTACCAAAAGGATAGTAGAAATCGCAAGGATGGAAAACCGAAAACTACACATAATTGTAAGAACACGCTACGTATCAGAGATGGAAGAACTTCTGGCGCTTGGGGCAGATGAGGTGATTCCTGAGGAGTTTGAAACATCTCTCGAAATCTTCGGGCGCGTACTACACCACTTTGGCGTTCCAAGAAACAAGATTTTAGAAAAGATAGAAACTATAAGAAGCGACGGGTACAAAACCCTAAGGGCTGACACACTTGCCAAAACGAGGGTTGGTTTGGAGTGCTTCGTGGTGGAGGGGCTTGAAATGGATAGTTACTTTGTCGAAAAGGACTCTTGGATTTGCGGTAAATCGATAAGGGATATCGATCTCAGGGCAAAAACGGGCGCTACGATTATAGCGGTAAGGCGAAACGAAACTAATATACTTAATCCAGACCCTGACCTTCCAATAAGAGAGGGCGATATCCTAATCTACATTGGAACAAAGGATCAGCTTCTATCAGCCTTTCACTACCTGAGTAAGTGA